One genomic window of Elaeis guineensis isolate ETL-2024a chromosome 2, EG11, whole genome shotgun sequence includes the following:
- the LOC105041419 gene encoding uncharacterized protein isoform X3: MGCVGSTQSKGEENTTKKLRKPKPWKHTQPITRTQLRQMRDEFWDTAPHYGGQKEIWDALRAAAEADLTLAQAIVDSAGIIVSNADMTLCYDERGAKYELPKYVLSEPTNLTRDS; encoded by the exons ATGGGCTGCGTTGGATCCACTCAGAGCAAAGGCGAAG AGAATACTACCAAAAAACTCCGTAAGCCAAAACCATGGAAGCATACTCAGCCAATAACCAGGACACAACTTAGACAGATGCGTGATGAATTTTGGGATACAGCACCTCACTACGGTGGCCAGAAAG AGATTTGGGATGCACTTCGAGCAGCAGCAGAAGCTGATTTAACCCTTGCACAAGCAATAGTGGACAGTGCTGGTATCATTGTTTCAAATGCTGACATGACTCTTTGTTATGATGAAAGGG GTGCTAAATATGAATTGCCCAAATATGTTTTGAGTGAGCCTACAAATTTGACTCGGGATAGTTGA
- the LOC105041419 gene encoding uncharacterized protein isoform X2 has product MRDEFWDTAPHYGGQKEIWDALRAAAEADLTLAQAIVDSAGIIVSNADMTLCYDERGAKYELPKYVLSEPTNLTRDS; this is encoded by the exons ATGCGTGATGAATTTTGGGATACAGCACCTCACTACGGTGGCCAGAAAG AGATTTGGGATGCACTTCGAGCAGCAGCAGAAGCTGATTTAACCCTTGCACAAGCAATAGTGGACAGTGCTGGTATCATTGTTTCAAATGCTGACATGACTCTTTGTTATGATGAAAGGG GTGCTAAATATGAATTGCCCAAATATGTTTTGAGTGAGCCTACAAATTTGACTCGGGATAGTTGA
- the LOC105041419 gene encoding uncharacterized protein isoform X1, with the protein MTPQLYPYAFDGLTFECNSYEWTWTFSLTSHVYQIYFVSCSGDLFLLFHILSSIENTTKKLRKPKPWKHTQPITRTQLRQMRDEFWDTAPHYGGQKEIWDALRAAAEADLTLAQAIVDSAGIIVSNADMTLCYDERGAKYELPKYVLSEPTNLTRDS; encoded by the exons ATGACACCACAATTGTATCCCTATGCATTTGATGGCTTGACTTTCGAATGCAACTCATATGAATGGACATGGACTTTTTCTTTAACATCCCATGTTTATCAGATATACTTTGTGTCATGCAGTGGAGATCTATTTCTATTGTTCCACATTCTTTCATCAATTG AGAATACTACCAAAAAACTCCGTAAGCCAAAACCATGGAAGCATACTCAGCCAATAACCAGGACACAACTTAGACAGATGCGTGATGAATTTTGGGATACAGCACCTCACTACGGTGGCCAGAAAG AGATTTGGGATGCACTTCGAGCAGCAGCAGAAGCTGATTTAACCCTTGCACAAGCAATAGTGGACAGTGCTGGTATCATTGTTTCAAATGCTGACATGACTCTTTGTTATGATGAAAGGG GTGCTAAATATGAATTGCCCAAATATGTTTTGAGTGAGCCTACAAATTTGACTCGGGATAGTTGA